One window from the genome of Elephas maximus indicus isolate mEleMax1 chromosome 8, mEleMax1 primary haplotype, whole genome shotgun sequence encodes:
- the LOC126082036 gene encoding armadillo repeat-containing protein 1-like codes for MNSSSSTMSEEPDALSVVNQLRDLAADPLNRRAIVQDQGRLPGLILFMDHPNPSVVHSALLALRYLAECRVNREKMKGELGMMLSLQNVIQKTTTPGETKLLASEIYDILQSCNMADGDSFNEMNSRRRKAQFFLGTSNKRAKTVVLHIDGLDDTSRRNLCEEALLKIKGVISFTFQMAVQRCVVRIHSDLKAEALASAIASTKVMKAQQVVKSGSEEEMLVPFQDTPVEVEQNTDLPDYLPEDESPTKEQDKAVSRVGSHPEGGASWLSTAANFLSRSFYW; via the coding sequence ATGAATTCCTCCTCCTCCACCATGAGTGAAGAACCTGATGCTCTATCCGTAGTTAATCAGCTACGGGATCTAGCAGCAGACCCATTAAACAGAAGAGCCATTGTCCAAGATCAAGGACGTCTACCTGGCCTTATTTTATTTATGGACCATCCTAACCCCTCTGTTGTTCACTCGGCTTTGCTTGCCCTTCGATACTTGGCAGAATGCCGTGTTaacagagaaaaaatgaaaggagAACTGGGTATGATGTTAAGCTTGCAAAATGTTATACAAAAGACTACGACTCCAGGAGAAACAAAACTGCTGGCCTCAGAAATCTATGACATTCTTCAATCCTGTAATATGGCAGATGGTGATAGTTTTAATGAAATGAATTCACGTCGAAGGAAAGCTCAGTTTTTTCTAGGAACTTCAAACAAACGTGCCAAAACAGTGGTTTTGCATATAGATGGTCTTGATGATACATCTCGAAGAAATCTATGTGAAGAGGCcttgttaaaaattaaaggagTTATTAGCTTTACTTTTCAAATGGCTGTTCAAAGATGTGTGGTGCGCATTCATTCAGATTTGAAAGCAGAGGCTTTGGCGTCAGCAATAGCATCAACTAAGGTTATGAAAGCTCAGCAAGTTGTGAAAAGTGGAAGTGAAGAAGAGATGTTGGTCCCATTCCAAGATACTCCTGTGGAAGTAGAACAGAACACAGACCTACCAGACTACCTGCCTGAGGATGAGAGTCCCACGAAAGAGCAAGATAAAGCCGTGTCCCGGGTTGGCTCGCACCCAGAAGGTGGAGCCAGCTGGTTGAGCACAGCTGCAAATTTTTTATCCAGATCGTTTTACTGGTGA